A window of Eriocheir sinensis breed Jianghai 21 chromosome 42, ASM2467909v1, whole genome shotgun sequence genomic DNA:
gggaggggggggactctCCCTCAAGGTCAAGGTCGAGATCAAGGTCACGGCGACGGTCGAGGTCACGCCGTTCAAGGTCACGGAGGTCAAGATCCAGGTCGAGAAGGTCACGTTCCAGGTCAAGATCACGGAGGTCAAGGTCGAGAAGGTcatcaaggtcaaggtcaagatCTAGGTCAagaaggtcaaggtcaaggaggTCAAGATCCAGGTCAAGGTCGAGATCCAAGAGGTCAAGATCCAGGTCAGGGTCGAAAAGGTCACGTTCAAGATCAAGGTCTAGGTCAAAAAGGTCACACAGCAAGAGGTCAAAatcaaggtcaaggtcacactCCAAGAGGTCAAAatcaaggtcaaggtcacactCCAAGAAatcaaggtcaaggtcacactCCAAGAAGTCAAAatcaaggtcaaggtcacactCCAAGAAATCAAGGTCGAGGTCGCACTCCAAGAGGTCAAGGTCAAGATCCAAGAGGAGGTCGAGGTCAAGGTCAGGGTCCAAGAGATCAAGGTCAAGATCCAAGAGGAGGTCACGATCTAGGTCAAGGTCACGGTCCAAGAGGTCAAGATCACGGTCGAGGTCAAGGAGGTCGAGGAGGTCAAGGTCATCCTCGAGAAGGTCACGGAGCGGGTCGTCTCGTTCAAGGTCACGctcgaggaggtggagggagaggtcagtggaggggaagaggagggagaggaagagggaggaggaggaggagaggaggaagaggaaggaggaggagaagatcaaCTACGATGACCTCCGGGAGAGTGACCTTGAGCTGTCCAGTGAtccggaggaggaggcgagaaggaggtatgggggggaggggttctacatggaggggggagaggaggagggggaggaggaggaggaggggggcttcatgtaccacccccaccactaccctcccccccaccaccaccacttccccccCAGAGGCTTCGAGAGGGGGCGGAGGGGGTACAGGGGGCGTTGGGGAGGGTACAGAGGGCGGGGAGGGGACTGGCGGTATCCCCCTCCTACCAGACCCCAGGACCCCTACCAGCACCTCTACCTCAAGTACTTCGAGAGCGTGGCGGACCGGGAGGAGCGGAGGAAAGACGGAGACGACCGGAGGAAGGTGGATGAGGAacggaggaaagtggaagagagaagaagccATGAGAAGGTGGAACGGAGGAAGCCAGATGggatgaagaaggaggtggaggaggatgaggatggagggagggagagatttcggaggaaggaggagggggaggcacaTCGCTCCATCCGTGATAGAGTTGGAAGCCTGGAGGAGCCTttccgaggaagaggaagaggaagaggaagaggaagaggagactggggACATGCGAACTATGACCCACGGAAGGcgagagaccgagaccgagacagagagagaactccacctcctcctccacctccacccttgGCCATGGACCGGAGGAggctggagggggtggaggagaggcagcggagggaggagagggagcggATGATTGAGTATGACCCCGGAGCACAGTTGAAAGAGCGAATTCGACAGGACCGAGAGGAGAGTGAGGCGAGGCAGAAGGAGAGAGAACGCGAACGAGAGCGAGAggcccaacaacaacaacaacaacaacaacagcggtcactcatcaccaccagcagccGAAGACCAGAGGGTAGACCCGAGCGACCTGGGAGACTCGAGCGACCAGTGCGACTATCAAGCGCCGTCGTGCGTGACCCAAACTCGACACGCACTCACACTCGCTCCCCTTCCCCCTCGTCTCCAGGCCCAGGGGAGGCACGCTGGCGGAAACAGGGGCTACGGGCGGACATGGAAAAGAGGGAGGTGTCAATCAAGGAACGGTTAAGCTTCAGACGCCCTCGAGAAACGGAGAACGGAAACCAGAATCCTCGTGTTCCGGTTACGTCAAGATTGAGAGGGAGGCGGAAAGCGGAGCACCCACCCATCACGCCTCCTGCTATCTCCACCAGAGGGAGAAGAGAGCATAGAGGAAAAGCCCAGTgggaggaggatgctgaggaggaagaggaggaggaggaggaggagagggtcgtGAAGAGGATAGGAGACTTGGAGGAAAGTGAGgatgagagtgaggaggaaagaggaggtgggaggaagcaggttgaggtaggaggaggaggaggtggaggaaggaaacggaggaagaggaggaggaagaagagggaggaggatgtcgGGAGGCTACAcaagcacaagaagaagaagaagaagcatgcagtaaagaaggaaaaagggaaggaaaaaaatgtgtcttgaaaaaataaaataaaaaacttcCTTATattgaacaaaaaagaaaaagatgagtatATAGAAttaaggagtgaaggaaatataaaaaacaatACACTTAtgatatttttgtgtgtttgcgtgtgtttaatattactgtatatatataattttttgtaCATGATATTTCCAAGGTCCATAAAAGGCAGTTCAGTAACACTTATAATCTTAGTAATAGAAGTAACGGTAACAATcacgagcatttttttttttagacaaggggaaaaaatgtaaaaaaataccctaactaatatttttttaaacaattttggTGCATTGTAAAAATTATATATGTAAGGATAGGGACAATTTTACCACATTTTCCTTTTGTCGTATAGATATGTATGCTTCACTATTTCAAGGTGTTATTTAGGGGGGTAACTTTTGTATCTTTTTCAGGCTTTTCCATTTTCAGCTTCCGTTTGACAGATATCTCTACCCAAGcttgagagaaagacagagagataaagagacatTTGAGAAAGCTCCATATATCTAcacatgaagaagggaaagaaaggagagagttgtgtgtgtgtataatgttTTAATACAGGAGACAGTGATTGAAGGGAGAAAGCTATGATAGTGATGACTTGGAGTGTGTAAACAGTGACGATGGTGAGAAAAGTGCTTGTACTGAGAGAGACATGCAGTACAGTGTTTATGAagatgactgatgatgatgatagaaaggagagagagagaaagagagaaaggaagttacTAGCCCACCACaagaacacataaaataccaaaaGTGAATAAGTGTAAAAAGGGTTTGAATGGACATCTAAACATAGAAatggatatagatagaaaaaCTAAACCCTAAATTCCAACTTCCTTGAACTTGAAAAAAATACGTAAGAGTGTAATGAAAGGGagacaagaaaaagtaaaaaagaacttAAACagctaaaataaatataagagttGATCATTGGTGACATAAAAGAAAAagtcagaaaaaaaaagtgcttaaggagaagaagaatcaccaccttttattatttttcctacaGGTTCCTGAGCCCTtgtgtcccctcccctctttacctTTTTGTTAATTAATTTGCAGGGTCAGGTGTGATCACGTGTGTAGCATAAAGTGTAACACCCTTGTTGAGTGCAGAGACAGcttgtggaggtgatgatgatgattgaaagTGAAGGGAATATAAAAGCTAACAGActtggaaagaaaagagatagaaggaaatgggaggagggaggaatttaAAGACTATCTTATAAAGACAATGAAGGAAGGGAGTTTGATTAAGAAGGATAACTTCGAATGTGTcgggaaaaatataaaataagaaggtgaagtgaagagaccaaaagactgatgGAAGCTGAGACGAGGGAAACTTTAATGAATactaagaagaaaaatgacagcaAGCCAACATATGTGAAGAAGATGTGCAGTGACCTCAGTGAAGTGATGAATGTGGTGATGAAACTCGTT
This region includes:
- the LOC127010002 gene encoding serine/arginine repetitive matrix protein 2-like, which gives rise to MDKQHPQRSVQLCTDTSDCQELSRTSGLHLKPTARLSITVTLPQLKSGQSISNWEVMERLRAAITPKEFTVIKVTLSTLEFLRFDAEIENKQDLTLVIAKIDQKGIKLSGFSELLKIRAVEAKTSFPMRHDWDSFFRDARHMNEMKPGERPDTVHFMDLPCNWFSHLNDPTPGMPNAYVLGKVMGSFGEVRDVDIPACDPYRRSMPTSISGLHAPVTCGPGGGGVFEAYVQFKEYIGFAKCMHALQGKKLVYMDADGKAWSTSIKVDFDRTKHMSEYSIKKRAAEREKLKAVEREREEKLRRKKEIEEMRLEAERMRVEEEQRLKEERKEAKRREKEERRKAREEKRRKKRLLKEEERLKKEEEEEEARFARKIAMEERKLLLAQRKLESIRLLDELFERIKVVKQKEVAQKREEELYKAVDKENTKAMTQMRKKELKEHRKHERLAQKERLLRGRLVMSYKTREEERMAEQRERVRRAVQGKDRIQGVISAASLSSISSATSEDDLNAVSSSSSSSSSSSSSSSDTDSSLDTGVRVPKMLPGAQRMDPAAAAGAGGAPGGDKLPFEGDPRLQGRPEGPYPPYFEGHYPYEDWDDSYGGRGRGWGGRWRYPRGSWRGRGFRDRGRGFRDRGGRGGYRGGWGGKYPLEEQPRPNTWYKRGEGGDSPSRSRSRSRSRRRSRSRRSRSRRSRSRSRRSRSRSRSRRSRSRRSSRSRSRSRSRRSRSRRSRSRSRSRSKRSRSRSGSKRSRSRSRSRSKRSHSKRSKSRSRSHSKRSKSRSRSHSKKSRSRSHSKKSKSRSRSHSKKSRSRSHSKRSRSRSKRRSRSRSGSKRSRSRSKRRSRSRSRSRSKRSRSRSRSRRSRRSRSSSRRSRSGSSRSRSRSRRWRERSVEGKRRERKREEEEERRKRKEEEKINYDDLRESDLELSSDPEEEARRRYGGEGFYMEGGEEEGEEEEEGGFMYHPHHYPPPHHHHFPPRGFERGRRGYRGRWGGYRGRGGDWRYPPPTRPQDPYQHLYLKYFESVADREERRKDGDDRRKVDEERRKVEERRSHEKVERRKPDGMKKEVEEDEDGGRERFRRKEEGEAHRSIRDRVGSLEEPFRGRGRGRGRGRGDWGHANYDPRKARDRDRDRERTPPPPPPPPLAMDRRRLEGVEERQRREERERMIEYDPGAQLKERIRQDREESEARQKEREREREREAQQQQQQQQQRSLITTSSRRPEGRPERPGRLERPVRLSSAVVRDPNSTRTHTRSPSPSSPGPGEARWRKQGLRADMEKREVSIKERLSFRRPRETENGNQNPRVPVTSRLRGRRKAEHPPITPPAISTRGRREHRGKAQWEEDAEEEEEEEEEERVVKRIGDLEESEDESEEERGGGRKQVEVGGGGGGGRKRRKRRRKKREEDVGRLHKHKKKKKKHAVKKEKGKEKNVS